One region of Bacillus zhangzhouensis genomic DNA includes:
- a CDS encoding helix-turn-helix transcriptional regulator gives MKIVKVKIEEILEKEKLSLRAFADKCGIRHAALSELMNGKRQNINFGHIEKIANTFGIEDINKIITLEEE, from the coding sequence ATGAAAATCGTTAAAGTTAAAATTGAGGAGATTTTAGAAAAGGAAAAATTATCTCTTAGAGCATTTGCAGATAAATGTGGAATTAGACACGCAGCGTTAAGCGAACTAATGAATGGAAAAAGGCAAAATATTAATTTTGGCCATATTGAAAAAATCGCGAATACGTTTGGTATTGAAGATATAAACAAAATTATTACTTTAGAAGAAGAATAA
- a CDS encoding site-specific integrase gives MANTVDAIKNKRDIERMKKALHGRDLVMFVLGVSLGLRISDLLTIRVGDLRGQSHLTIREGKTGKTRDIKLSTTVAKLAQKLDGDDDSYVFQSRKGINKPISRVQAYRVLNAAAVRAGINIDIGTHTLRKTFGYQLYSKGINITRIMKVFGHSSEAQTLKYIGITADEIDAAYEAIEI, from the coding sequence ATGGCGAATACAGTTGACGCAATCAAAAATAAACGAGATATAGAACGAATGAAGAAGGCACTTCACGGCCGCGATCTAGTTATGTTCGTACTAGGCGTATCGTTGGGCCTCCGTATATCTGACTTGCTAACGATAAGAGTCGGTGATCTTCGAGGGCAGTCGCATTTAACTATCAGGGAAGGCAAGACGGGAAAGACTCGCGATATTAAGTTGTCAACTACGGTTGCTAAGCTGGCGCAGAAGTTAGACGGAGATGATGATTCGTATGTATTTCAGTCGCGCAAAGGTATTAATAAACCGATTAGTCGCGTTCAAGCATACCGTGTCTTAAATGCGGCAGCCGTAAGAGCCGGAATAAATATCGATATAGGTACGCACACACTACGTAAAACATTCGGGTATCAGCTTTATTCGAAAGGCATAAACATTACGCGGATTATGAAAGTATTCGGGCATAGTTCGGAGGCTCAAACGTTGAAATATATCGGCATAACTGCGGATGAGATCGACGCAGCTTACGAGGCCATCGAGATATAA
- a CDS encoding site-specific integrase gives MTKKKPIFTIDEDFSDLSVLSTSDNVQVRSPIIVEDDRITIEKALEIITRQMEISTIRPRTIKDYNYYVSRFMDSENLTYVDEIGTGDLYSWLEKMDVNNQTKLTRLKCLKAFLSRCFDNGWISTLFWKTVNVKVDKHVKEGASERELTILMSVLNLSNFVHLRDIAAARLMFKTGIRISTLAKLEEAHIDFSTNTLNLDGDILKNRQPIILPFDEIMNRLLSVLIKYNRAIKREYGKRNDFVFITKKGDAVSATQSNNTIQKRLNKYSKEYALKNISPHSLRRGFAKSLLDKGARITDISLALGHSNLAVTSQYLHIDKNEVADNLRKFI, from the coding sequence TTGACGAAAAAGAAACCGATTTTCACAATCGATGAGGATTTTTCCGATCTATCCGTACTATCTACCAGTGATAACGTGCAGGTAAGATCACCGATTATTGTCGAGGATGATCGAATTACTATCGAAAAGGCTCTCGAAATTATAACGCGACAGATGGAAATTAGCACGATTAGGCCGCGTACAATTAAAGACTATAACTATTATGTGTCTCGGTTTATGGATTCGGAGAACTTAACGTATGTAGACGAAATAGGAACGGGTGATTTGTATAGTTGGCTCGAAAAGATGGACGTTAATAATCAAACAAAGCTTACGCGTTTGAAGTGTTTAAAAGCGTTTCTTTCCCGCTGTTTTGACAACGGGTGGATCAGTACTTTGTTTTGGAAGACGGTAAACGTTAAGGTCGATAAGCACGTAAAGGAGGGCGCGTCAGAACGGGAGTTAACCATACTTATGTCCGTTCTCAATCTGAGTAACTTCGTGCACCTTCGGGACATCGCTGCCGCGCGTCTGATGTTTAAAACCGGTATAAGGATAAGTACACTTGCCAAATTAGAGGAAGCGCATATCGATTTCAGTACCAACACTCTCAATTTAGATGGCGATATATTAAAAAACCGACAACCAATTATTCTACCGTTCGATGAAATAATGAATCGGTTATTATCTGTACTTATTAAATACAATAGGGCGATAAAACGAGAGTACGGAAAGAGGAACGATTTTGTGTTTATAACAAAAAAAGGGGATGCGGTATCTGCGACGCAATCAAATAACACTATTCAAAAGCGTCTAAATAAGTACTCGAAAGAGTATGCGTTGAAGAATATTAGCCCGCACTCTCTTCGTAGAGGTTTTGCGAAATCTCTCTTAGATAAAGGCGCAAGGATAACCGATATTTCCCTAGCGCTCGGCCACAGTAATCTTGCGGTTACATCGCAGTATCTTCATATTGATAAAAATGAAGTAGCGGATAATTTACGGAAGTTTATTTAG
- a CDS encoding metallophosphoesterase, which produces MKILIISDSHGLTDELQTIAKRHAAEVDMMIHCGDSELETNHPALEGYKVVKGNCDFMGDFEEELLLPLDGGGKLFLTHGHLHGIKQSLLQVYYRAEELGADIICFGHSHIPGSELLRGKLLINPGSVHLPRVRKERSYAILTLDGSEANVQFFTDEGQVIPDLEHTVTLEGIS; this is translated from the coding sequence ATGAAGATACTCATCATTAGTGACAGTCATGGACTCACAGACGAACTTCAAACCATTGCCAAACGGCATGCGGCTGAAGTTGACATGATGATTCACTGCGGAGATTCAGAACTCGAAACGAACCACCCAGCACTTGAAGGATACAAAGTCGTCAAAGGAAATTGTGACTTTATGGGCGATTTTGAAGAAGAGCTCCTGCTCCCACTTGATGGAGGCGGAAAACTATTTCTCACTCACGGACATCTGCATGGCATCAAACAATCCTTACTTCAAGTCTACTACCGTGCAGAAGAGCTAGGCGCAGACATTATCTGCTTTGGCCACTCGCACATTCCAGGCAGTGAACTGCTAAGAGGAAAACTCCTCATTAACCCAGGCAGCGTGCACTTGCCAAGAGTGCGAAAAGAGCGCAGCTATGCTATACTGACACTAGATGGAAGCGAAGCAAACGTACAGTTTTTCACCGACGAAGGTCAAGTCATTCCAGACCTTGAACACACTGTCACATTAGAAGGTATTTCATAA
- a CDS encoding XTP/dITP diphosphatase, giving the protein MIRMKTAIIATHNAGKAKEFKAILEPKGFTVKTLADIGFTEEIEESGQTFEENAIIKAEAIQAKAGEMVIADDSGLSIDYLGGKPGVYSARYAGEHKDDAENVEKVLSELQGIEKEDRTARFRCALAVSIPGKETKTVEGSVEGFIAEEPTGENGFGYDPIFIVKDKDQTMAELSPEEKNKISHRAVALQKLSSLLDANE; this is encoded by the coding sequence TTGATCAGGATGAAAACAGCTATCATTGCAACGCACAATGCGGGCAAAGCGAAAGAATTCAAAGCCATTCTTGAGCCAAAAGGATTCACGGTCAAAACACTAGCAGACATTGGCTTTACTGAAGAGATTGAAGAATCAGGACAAACCTTCGAAGAAAATGCCATCATCAAAGCGGAGGCCATTCAAGCCAAAGCAGGTGAAATGGTCATTGCAGACGATTCCGGTCTGTCGATTGATTATCTGGGCGGAAAACCTGGCGTGTATTCAGCGAGATACGCTGGTGAGCATAAAGATGATGCAGAGAATGTGGAAAAAGTGCTGAGTGAGCTTCAAGGCATTGAAAAAGAAGACCGCACAGCCAGATTTAGATGTGCCCTTGCTGTCAGCATACCGGGAAAAGAAACAAAGACGGTAGAAGGATCAGTAGAAGGCTTCATCGCAGAAGAACCAACCGGCGAAAACGGTTTCGGATACGACCCAATTTTCATCGTCAAAGACAAAGACCAGACGATGGCCGAATTATCACCCGAGGAGAAAAACAAGATCAGCCATCGAGCAGTCGCGCTTCAAAAGCTTTCATCACTGCTAGACGCAAATGAATAA
- the rph gene encoding ribonuclease PH, whose product MRLDERQYDELRKIEIEAGYITHPEGSVLISAGNTKVICNASIEDRVPPFLRGEGKGWITAEYSMLPRATAQRTMRESSKGKVTGRTMEIQRLIGRALRAVVDLEKLGERTIWIDCDVIQADGGTRTASITGAFVAMTLAVQKLRAEGAIKENPITDYLAAISVGIDSQQGLLLDLNYEEDSSAEVDMNVIMTGAGRFVELQGTGEEATFSREQLNGLLDLAEKGIKELIKKQKAVTGEIIE is encoded by the coding sequence ATGAGATTAGATGAAAGACAATATGACGAATTGAGAAAAATTGAAATAGAGGCAGGCTACATCACGCACCCAGAAGGCTCTGTCTTAATCTCAGCGGGAAATACGAAGGTGATTTGTAATGCATCAATCGAAGACCGCGTACCTCCTTTTTTAAGAGGAGAAGGAAAAGGCTGGATTACAGCAGAATATAGCATGCTTCCAAGAGCAACTGCACAAAGAACGATGAGAGAATCATCTAAAGGAAAAGTCACAGGACGTACGATGGAGATTCAGCGTTTAATTGGACGAGCACTCCGCGCAGTCGTTGACTTAGAAAAGCTTGGCGAACGGACGATTTGGATTGATTGTGATGTCATTCAAGCAGACGGCGGCACACGCACAGCATCCATCACAGGTGCTTTTGTTGCCATGACACTTGCGGTTCAAAAGCTTCGAGCAGAAGGGGCCATCAAAGAAAACCCGATTACGGATTATTTAGCGGCGATATCCGTCGGAATTGATTCTCAGCAAGGTCTTCTGTTAGATTTAAATTATGAAGAAGATTCTTCTGCTGAAGTAGATATGAATGTCATCATGACAGGCGCTGGACGCTTTGTTGAACTTCAAGGAACAGGCGAAGAAGCGACATTCTCAAGAGAACAGCTAAACGGACTGCTTGATTTAGCCGAAAAGGGCATCAAAGAATTAATCAAAAAGCAAAAGGCAGTAACAGGAGAAATCATCGAATAA
- a CDS encoding GerMN domain-containing protein gives MLKKGSTAAVTCIASAMLLSGCGLFQTDQAKTEIDPPQNVTYVKENKKEKQTAKERKEEEKQADTVMRELYLIDKNGYVVSQSIPLPKSEGSAKQTLEYLVDGGPISNLMPNGFRAVLPADTSVSVDIKDGTAVVDFSNEFKNYKKEDEQRILQSVTWTLTQFDSIARVKLKMNGHELKEMPVNGTPISEDLSREDGINIQHEAAADMTATKPVTVYYLAESDEQTYYVPVTKRAPKDGDDPITAAIDELVSGPSKKSHLLTDFDRDVKLNDVPKVKDGHVTLDFNESIFGSADEKKKVISQKVLDSIVLTLTELPDVKSVSVKVNGKAELVNEKGAELTKPVSRPEQVNTGSF, from the coding sequence ATGCTGAAAAAAGGATCTACAGCAGCTGTTACGTGTATCGCGTCAGCTATGCTTTTGTCAGGATGCGGATTGTTTCAAACAGACCAAGCGAAAACAGAGATTGATCCACCACAAAACGTCACATATGTGAAAGAAAATAAAAAAGAAAAACAAACAGCCAAAGAAAGAAAAGAAGAAGAGAAGCAGGCAGATACAGTCATGAGAGAATTATATTTAATTGATAAAAACGGGTATGTCGTATCTCAATCCATTCCACTGCCGAAAAGTGAAGGAAGTGCCAAACAAACCCTTGAATATCTTGTGGATGGGGGACCTATTTCTAACTTAATGCCGAATGGATTCAGAGCAGTTTTACCTGCGGACACGAGCGTATCTGTCGATATTAAAGACGGAACGGCGGTTGTGGATTTTTCAAATGAATTTAAAAACTATAAAAAAGAAGACGAACAGCGCATTCTGCAATCTGTTACTTGGACGTTAACACAGTTTGATTCCATAGCCAGAGTCAAATTGAAGATGAATGGACACGAATTAAAAGAAATGCCTGTGAACGGTACGCCAATCTCAGAGGATTTAAGCAGAGAGGACGGTATAAATATCCAGCACGAGGCTGCTGCTGATATGACAGCGACAAAGCCAGTGACGGTTTACTATTTAGCTGAATCTGATGAACAGACGTACTACGTTCCGGTGACCAAAAGAGCGCCAAAAGATGGGGATGATCCGATTACAGCAGCAATTGATGAGCTCGTCTCTGGGCCAAGCAAAAAAAGCCATCTGCTTACAGACTTTGACCGAGATGTAAAGCTGAATGATGTACCAAAAGTAAAAGATGGACATGTGACACTTGATTTCAACGAATCCATTTTTGGCAGTGCGGATGAAAAGAAAAAGGTCATTTCACAAAAAGTTCTTGATAGTATTGTGCTCACATTAACCGAGCTGCCGGATGTCAAAAGCGTATCTGTCAAGGTGAACGGGAAGGCTGAGCTTGTGAACGAAAAAGGAGCAGAGCTCACAAAGCCGGTTTCACGACCAGAACAAGTGAATACAGGTAGTTTTTAA
- the racE gene encoding glutamate racemase yields MLLDQPIGVIDSGVGGLTVAKEIMRQLPKEKIIYVGDTKRCPYGPRKEEEVLQYTWEMAHYLLRHHHIKMLVIACNTATAIALDEIKATLDIPVIGVIQPGARTAIKVTNNQHIGVIGTVNTIKSEAYKEALLSLKAGLTVQSLACPLLVPFVESGTFLDHTAEAVVKDSLEPMKETGIDTLILGCTHYPILKEPIQRFMGSDVSIISSGDETAREASTILSYKGLLNTSKETPVHTFYTTGQQQNFQNIARDWFGYLPGKVETVSLEHIYQQ; encoded by the coding sequence ATTTTGTTGGATCAACCAATCGGCGTCATTGATTCCGGCGTCGGCGGTTTAACCGTTGCGAAGGAAATCATGAGACAACTTCCAAAAGAAAAAATCATTTACGTAGGCGATACAAAACGATGTCCATATGGCCCGCGGAAAGAAGAAGAAGTTCTTCAATATACATGGGAAATGGCGCACTACTTATTAAGACACCACCATATTAAAATGCTTGTCATCGCATGCAACACAGCAACGGCGATCGCACTGGACGAAATCAAGGCAACGCTGGATATTCCGGTCATTGGCGTCATTCAGCCCGGCGCCCGTACAGCGATCAAGGTGACAAACAACCAGCATATTGGCGTGATTGGCACAGTCAATACGATCAAAAGCGAGGCATATAAAGAAGCGCTGCTGTCATTAAAAGCAGGTCTAACGGTTCAAAGCCTGGCATGTCCGCTCCTTGTACCATTTGTGGAAAGCGGTACGTTTTTAGATCATACAGCAGAGGCAGTGGTGAAAGACTCTCTTGAGCCGATGAAAGAAACAGGAATTGATACACTTATTCTTGGCTGCACACACTATCCAATTTTAAAAGAACCGATTCAGCGCTTTATGGGCAGTGATGTAAGCATTATTTCATCAGGGGATGAGACAGCGAGAGAGGCAAGTACAATTCTTTCATATAAAGGGCTGTTAAATACATCTAAAGAAACACCTGTCCATACATTTTACACAACAGGGCAGCAGCAAAATTTCCAAAACATCGCTCGTGACTGGTTTGGCTACCTGCCAGGGAAGGTCGAAACCGTGTCACTTGAACACATCTATCAGCAATAA
- a CDS encoding MarR family transcriptional regulator, with translation METNESGHVAEIEKSLRHIAAIIKQKGREILNQYTITPPQFIGLQWLYEFGDMTIGELSQKMYLACSTTTDLIDRMEKSELVERVKDPSDRRVVRIHLLPEGERIIQEVIAKRQEYVSELLGAFSEEEAIVFNQSLTKLQQQMNRK, from the coding sequence ATGGAAACGAATGAGTCAGGCCATGTTGCAGAGATTGAAAAATCATTGCGGCACATTGCCGCAATTATTAAGCAAAAAGGCAGAGAAATCCTGAATCAATATACGATTACACCTCCACAATTCATCGGGCTTCAGTGGCTTTATGAATTCGGAGATATGACAATAGGTGAGCTATCACAAAAGATGTACTTGGCTTGCAGCACAACCACTGATTTAATTGATAGAATGGAAAAAAGTGAACTTGTCGAACGGGTGAAAGATCCATCTGACCGCCGCGTGGTTCGCATTCATTTATTGCCTGAAGGCGAGCGGATCATTCAAGAAGTGATTGCTAAACGCCAAGAATACGTCAGTGAACTTCTAGGGGCTTTCTCAGAAGAAGAAGCCATCGTTTTCAACCAATCCTTAACGAAACTACAGCAGCAAATGAATAGAAAATGA
- a CDS encoding recombinase family protein, translating into MHFRKESVEEIIKYDDYPYKVYTRVSTDRDEQISSKENQIDVCRYWIEQHNYEWDDRSVLLDDGISGTVLEDRAAMKYIFSLAEKKEIKMVIFKSITRLARDLKDALYIREILVSNGVRVVTLEEDYDSLYESKASMKFEMSALFAEQLPKSMSVNISGVLAAKARRGEHSGRIPYGYMKEGKYLVINENEAEVIRLIFHLYNNEGLGQKRVTYALQEKCKAGEIPPPRKRSNWQLTTVQTILKNPIYCGVHIANRHTTIKVDGRKKFIRNPPEKWTVYEDFCPPIVSREDWEKANNKQTVNKKRKFTPWNELRKLIICGKCGSKMVIIQTHRDKKNGERTYWKYLKCSNFRRAGKDGCVNHVPIKYEELRDFVVENLITFSEGISHDFKKNALEQKERQIKAIKAELKSLETQNKRLLELYLEDQMITKAEFQTKRNDIQAKITNLEQSLFSLQHVQNEKNSIIEMKAVIQELEDREKDLKHVFEKLIDRIVIDPNGKINIYYRFK; encoded by the coding sequence ATGCATTTCCGCAAAGAATCAGTTGAAGAAATCATCAAATATGACGATTACCCTTATAAAGTCTATACAAGGGTTTCGACAGACCGCGACGAGCAAATAAGTTCTAAGGAAAACCAAATTGACGTTTGTCGGTATTGGATCGAGCAACACAACTATGAATGGGATGACCGTTCTGTTTTGTTAGATGATGGTATCAGCGGAACAGTCCTTGAAGATAGGGCAGCAATGAAATACATTTTTTCATTGGCTGAAAAGAAAGAAATAAAAATGGTTATTTTCAAATCCATTACACGTCTTGCCAGGGATTTGAAAGATGCCCTCTATATTAGAGAGATTTTAGTATCTAACGGTGTTCGTGTCGTGACGCTTGAAGAAGATTATGATAGCTTGTACGAGAGCAAAGCTTCGATGAAATTTGAAATGTCGGCCCTTTTCGCAGAGCAGTTACCTAAATCTATGTCCGTAAACATAAGCGGAGTACTTGCAGCAAAGGCCAGACGAGGAGAGCACTCTGGAAGAATACCGTATGGTTATATGAAAGAGGGGAAATACCTCGTTATTAATGAAAATGAAGCAGAAGTCATAAGGTTGATCTTCCATTTATATAACAACGAGGGATTAGGCCAAAAAAGAGTTACATACGCTTTGCAGGAGAAGTGTAAAGCTGGTGAAATACCTCCGCCCAGGAAAAGAAGTAACTGGCAGCTCACAACGGTACAAACAATTTTAAAAAACCCTATCTATTGTGGAGTTCACATTGCTAATAGACATACGACGATAAAGGTAGATGGACGAAAGAAATTCATTAGAAATCCGCCTGAAAAATGGACTGTTTATGAAGATTTCTGCCCGCCAATTGTTTCTAGAGAAGATTGGGAAAAAGCTAACAATAAACAAACAGTCAATAAAAAGAGAAAATTCACACCTTGGAATGAGTTGAGAAAGTTAATTATTTGTGGGAAATGTGGATCTAAAATGGTGATCATCCAAACTCATCGAGACAAGAAAAATGGAGAGCGGACTTATTGGAAATACCTAAAATGTAGTAATTTCAGAAGGGCCGGGAAAGATGGATGTGTGAATCATGTTCCGATCAAATATGAAGAACTTCGAGATTTTGTGGTTGAAAATCTCATTACATTTTCAGAGGGCATTTCACACGACTTCAAGAAAAATGCTCTTGAACAAAAGGAAAGACAAATTAAAGCCATAAAGGCAGAATTGAAATCTTTAGAGACACAAAACAAAAGGTTGTTAGAACTGTATTTAGAAGATCAAATGATTACAAAAGCCGAATTTCAAACTAAACGGAATGACATTCAGGCCAAAATAACAAATCTTGAACAGAGTTTATTTTCGTTGCAACATGTACAAAATGAGAAGAATTCAATCATCGAAATGAAAGCAGTCATTCAAGAACTTGAAGATAGAGAAAAAGATTTAAAACATGTGTTTGAAAAGCTGATCGATCGTATCGTAATTGATCCAAATGGGAAAATAAACATCTATTACAGATTCAAATGA
- a CDS encoding S8 family peptidase, whose protein sequence is MADFNLIPYTVESVIEDVKEIPAGVKMIKAPEVWDKSAKGVGVVVAILDTGCDHSHPDLKDRIIEGKNFTDQGDHNDFSDIDQHGTHVAGTIGATINDAGVVGVAPEVSLFIGRVFKKDSNGNIGASNNDIIKAIQYCIKWRGPNREKIRVINMSLGGPEDDPKLHDAIKEAVNEGILVVCAAGNEGDFSSGGDCSPLKDEYSYPGNYHEVVEVGAVDLEGKWPCFTNTNLEIDLVAPGVKIISTIPGGKYAEFSGTSMACPHVAGGTALIINQCEKEFERSFTEPEIYAQIIKRTEHLGYDKKIEGNGLLKLDMQ, encoded by the coding sequence CAGGTGTAAAAATGATTAAAGCTCCAGAGGTTTGGGACAAGAGTGCTAAAGGGGTAGGAGTAGTTGTAGCAATTTTAGATACTGGGTGTGATCACTCCCATCCAGATTTAAAGGACAGGATTATAGAAGGTAAGAATTTTACTGATCAAGGAGATCATAATGATTTTTCTGATATTGATCAACATGGTACACATGTTGCTGGAACTATAGGAGCGACAATAAATGATGCAGGTGTAGTCGGGGTAGCTCCAGAAGTAAGCCTTTTTATTGGTCGAGTTTTTAAAAAAGATAGTAATGGAAATATCGGAGCTTCAAATAACGATATCATCAAAGCAATTCAATATTGTATTAAATGGAGAGGACCAAACAGAGAAAAAATTCGTGTTATTAATATGTCATTGGGAGGTCCTGAAGATGATCCGAAATTGCATGATGCTATAAAAGAAGCAGTTAACGAAGGAATTCTTGTTGTATGTGCTGCTGGAAACGAAGGTGATTTCAGTAGTGGAGGAGACTGTTCTCCTTTAAAAGATGAATACAGCTATCCAGGTAATTATCACGAAGTTGTCGAAGTGGGAGCTGTAGATTTGGAAGGTAAGTGGCCTTGTTTTACAAACACCAATCTCGAGATTGATCTAGTTGCGCCAGGAGTCAAAATCATCTCTACAATTCCTGGTGGAAAATATGCCGAGTTTTCAGGAACTTCTATGGCATGCCCTCATGTTGCTGGTGGTACAGCACTTATAATAAACCAATGCGAAAAAGAGTTTGAGCGAAGTTTTACGGAACCAGAGATTTATGCTCAAATTATAAAGCGAACTGAACATCTAGGATATGACAAAAAAATAGAAGGTAATGGGCTCCTTAAGTTAGATATGCAATAA